The Faecalibacterium prausnitzii genome includes a window with the following:
- a CDS encoding D-alanyl-D-alanine carboxypeptidase family protein, with protein sequence MQNTTLFRRMAALLLTVVLAVSTALPGLAVYEMPIQTANEGESVYLFNADIDKPILDQNAGQQRYIASLTKMMTALLFLESGKDLNEEITIPTSLTQEFKDIQNANGSTMNLRIGETVRRIDLLYGLLVASANDAASVIANDVAGSLPNFVAMMNQKAQELGCTSTSFTCVHGLYDYGNVSSARDLALIASACAANETYMKVANTLSYTLPATNLHQNERSITSTNLMLNPEYSYYRDYIRGMKTGFTTLAGRCYVTFAQKNGHTYGLVILGSDLDNIYKEASELLDWAFASFADRRLVDTTTPLTTVPLTKCRSAEAVELYAAEPVSGYGHADDKVTYSFALPERVSATVKADAVLGQATVYLDGYEVGTVDLVTHQEYVSDFRTDLKSTLLLMAALVLLLAVLSCVTLVSGGSSLNRNRRRRANRK encoded by the coding sequence ATGCAAAACACTACGCTCTTCCGCCGGATGGCGGCTCTGCTGCTGACGGTCGTGCTGGCCGTCTCGACCGCGCTGCCCGGTCTGGCTGTGTACGAGATGCCCATCCAGACCGCCAACGAGGGCGAGTCGGTCTATCTGTTCAACGCAGACATCGACAAGCCCATCCTGGACCAGAACGCCGGGCAGCAGCGGTATATCGCCAGCCTGACCAAGATGATGACGGCCCTGCTCTTTCTCGAAAGCGGCAAAGACCTGAACGAAGAGATCACCATCCCCACCAGCCTGACGCAGGAGTTCAAGGACATCCAGAACGCCAACGGCAGCACCATGAATCTGCGCATCGGCGAGACCGTGCGCCGCATCGACCTGCTGTACGGCCTGCTGGTGGCCAGCGCCAACGATGCCGCCAGCGTCATCGCCAACGATGTGGCGGGCAGCCTGCCCAATTTTGTCGCGATGATGAACCAGAAGGCCCAGGAGCTGGGCTGCACCAGCACCAGCTTCACCTGTGTGCACGGACTGTACGATTACGGCAACGTCTCCTCGGCCCGTGACCTCGCGCTCATCGCCTCGGCCTGCGCCGCCAACGAGACCTATATGAAGGTCGCCAACACCCTGAGCTACACCCTCCCGGCCACCAACCTGCACCAGAACGAGCGGAGCATCACCTCCACCAACCTGATGCTGAACCCCGAATATTCCTACTATCGCGACTACATCCGGGGCATGAAGACCGGCTTCACCACGCTGGCAGGCCGCTGCTATGTCACCTTTGCCCAGAAGAACGGCCACACCTACGGTCTGGTCATCCTCGGCTCCGACCTGGACAACATTTACAAAGAAGCCTCCGAGCTGCTGGACTGGGCCTTCGCCAGCTTTGCAGACCGGAGACTGGTGGACACCACCACCCCGCTGACCACCGTGCCCCTGACCAAGTGCCGCAGTGCGGAGGCCGTCGAGCTCTACGCCGCCGAACCGGTCAGCGGCTACGGCCACGCCGATGACAAAGTCACCTACAGCTTTGCGCTGCCGGAGCGCGTCTCCGCCACCGTCAAGGCCGATGCAGTCCTCGGCCAGGCCACCGTCTATCTGGACGGCTACGAGGTCGGCACCGTAGACCTTGTGACCCATCAGGAATACGTGTCGGATTTCCGCACCGACCTCAAGAGCACCCTGCTCCTGATGGCCGCACTCGTGCTCCTCCTCGCCGTTCTGAGCTGTGTCACCCTCGTCTCCGGCGGCAGCTCCCTGAACCGGAACCGCAGGCGGAGAGCCAATCGAAAATGA
- a CDS encoding D-alanyl-D-alanine carboxypeptidase family protein, whose amino-acid sequence MNHPAFVRRVLALVLTAAVAVAAALPGFAVYAMPIQTAYPQESIYLFDADTGEAIVEQNPDMVRHVASLTKMMTALLVIENGSDLNASITIPDRLTPEFQSIKANRGHTIGLQAGESVRRIDLLYAMLLPSANDAASVLASDAAGGDLAAFAARMNARARQLGCTTTHFSCPHGLYDANNYSTARDLAKIALACYANPTYRQVADTVLYQLPATNVHEARTITTTNKLLQPGSTAYRSYAHGMKTGFTTKAGRCFVTFAQQDGHTYGLVILGSNSQNIFREASELLDWAFTSPELHPVQTTTQPEAAAPAQPEKPLTFWQLLFS is encoded by the coding sequence ATGAACCATCCTGCTTTTGTACGCCGGGTGCTCGCGCTGGTTTTGACCGCCGCCGTGGCGGTGGCCGCAGCGCTTCCCGGCTTTGCCGTTTACGCCATGCCCATCCAGACCGCCTATCCGCAGGAGTCGATCTACCTCTTCGATGCCGACACCGGCGAGGCCATCGTGGAACAGAACCCGGATATGGTCCGGCATGTGGCCAGCCTGACCAAGATGATGACGGCCCTGCTCGTGATCGAGAACGGGTCAGACCTCAACGCCAGCATCACCATCCCGGACCGTCTGACACCGGAGTTCCAGTCCATCAAGGCCAATCGGGGCCATACCATCGGCCTGCAGGCAGGGGAGAGCGTGCGCCGCATCGACCTGCTGTATGCCATGCTCCTGCCCAGTGCCAACGACGCGGCCAGTGTGCTGGCCAGCGATGCCGCCGGGGGAGACCTGGCCGCCTTTGCGGCCCGGATGAATGCCCGCGCCCGCCAGCTGGGCTGCACGACCACCCATTTCTCCTGCCCGCACGGCCTGTACGATGCCAACAACTATTCCACCGCGCGGGACCTGGCGAAGATCGCGCTGGCCTGTTACGCGAACCCGACCTACCGGCAGGTAGCCGACACGGTACTCTACCAGCTGCCCGCCACCAATGTACATGAAGCCCGGACCATCACCACCACGAACAAGCTGCTGCAGCCGGGCAGCACGGCCTACCGCAGCTACGCCCACGGCATGAAGACCGGTTTCACGACCAAGGCCGGGCGCTGCTTCGTCACCTTTGCCCAGCAGGACGGCCACACCTACGGTCTGGTCATCCTTGGCTCAAACAGCCAGAATATTTTCCGGGAAGCCTCCGAGCTGCTGGACTGGGCCTTCACCAGCCCGGAGCTGCACCCCGTGCAGACCACCACGCAGCCGGAAGCCGCCGCCCCGGCCCAGCCCGAAAAGCCGCTGACCTTCTGGCAGCTCCTGTTCAGCTGA
- a CDS encoding gamma carbonic anhydrase family protein, whose product MMIQFRGKTPQDCGAAFVAPNATVLGDVVLEKGSSVWYGAVLRGDDGTLTLGENTNVQDNAVLHCDPGGAVTLGKNVTVGHSALVHGCTVGDGSLIGMHATLLNHCVVGRNCIIGAGALVPEGMVIPDGSVAVGVPAKIIKTIRPDQAAHNIENAVHYVGDAEAHAEAVKQCEIIETEAKTK is encoded by the coding sequence ATGATGATCCAATTTCGTGGAAAAACGCCACAGGACTGCGGTGCAGCCTTTGTGGCCCCCAACGCAACGGTGCTGGGCGACGTGGTGCTGGAGAAAGGCTCCAGCGTCTGGTACGGAGCCGTGCTGCGGGGTGACGACGGCACCCTGACCCTTGGTGAGAACACCAACGTGCAGGACAACGCAGTCCTGCACTGCGACCCCGGCGGCGCGGTGACGCTGGGCAAAAACGTGACGGTGGGGCACAGCGCGCTCGTTCACGGCTGCACCGTGGGCGACGGAAGCCTCATCGGGATGCACGCGACCCTGCTCAACCACTGCGTCGTCGGCCGGAACTGCATCATCGGCGCGGGGGCGCTGGTGCCGGAAGGAATGGTCATCCCGGACGGCTCGGTGGCGGTAGGCGTCCCGGCGAAGATCATCAAGACCATCCGCCCCGACCAGGCTGCGCACAACATCGAAAATGCCGTCCACTATGTCGGCGATGCCGAGGCACATGCCGAGGCGGTGAAACAATGCGAAATCATCGAAACGGAAGCGAAAACGAAATGA
- a CDS encoding biotin--[acetyl-CoA-carboxylase] ligase: MSINEVRYLTECGSTNAYVKEHFEEFGPVGAVYTTNQTAGRGRLGRTWVNAEGRALYYTVAIREPLAQPATLPLLASLAVRDQLKLRYGVDCQIKWPNDLLLNGKKIVGILCESVSYGYEQQGRGILCGIGINLAQPQSYFDAADLPHGTSLELQGAKVDLSTDSEWLAEGLTDFGFDRPMYVFARDGFAPFRDEYKAACINIGRRVTFDLPGGGQGAGEAIDVDEDGRLVVRTDSGEEHVFTGEVSVHGIYGAV; this comes from the coding sequence ATGAGCATCAATGAAGTGCGCTATCTGACCGAATGCGGCAGCACCAACGCCTATGTGAAAGAGCATTTTGAAGAATTCGGCCCGGTGGGCGCGGTCTACACCACCAACCAGACCGCCGGGCGGGGCCGTCTGGGCCGCACCTGGGTCAACGCAGAGGGCCGGGCGCTCTATTACACCGTCGCCATCCGGGAGCCGCTGGCGCAGCCCGCCACCCTGCCGCTGCTGGCCAGTCTGGCCGTGCGCGACCAGCTGAAGCTGCGCTACGGCGTAGACTGCCAGATCAAGTGGCCCAACGACCTGCTGCTGAACGGCAAAAAGATCGTGGGCATCCTCTGCGAGAGCGTGTCCTACGGCTACGAGCAGCAGGGCCGGGGCATCCTGTGCGGCATCGGCATCAACCTGGCCCAGCCGCAGAGCTATTTTGACGCAGCCGACCTGCCCCACGGCACCTCGCTGGAGCTGCAGGGGGCCAAGGTGGACCTTTCCACCGACTCCGAATGGCTGGCCGAGGGGCTGACCGATTTCGGCTTCGACCGCCCGATGTACGTCTTTGCGCGGGACGGCTTTGCACCCTTCCGGGACGAATACAAGGCCGCCTGCATCAACATCGGCCGCCGCGTGACATTTGACCTGCCGGGCGGCGGGCAGGGTGCCGGTGAGGCCATCGACGTGGACGAGGACGGCCGGTTGGTCGTCCGCACCGACAGCGGCGAAGAGCATGTCTTCACCGGTGAAGTCTCGGTGCACGGCATCTACGGCGCTGTATGA
- a CDS encoding YfcE family phosphodiesterase: MTKLLILSDSHNSTGAVERILHAESDATAVIFLGDGLRDLEEALTFYPKMKVYAVAGNCDFGALEPLDGLAAFDQVVIFYTHGHMYGVKYDLDTLTDAAEARGAEVALFGHTHVPVAEQHGSVFLFNPGSCGRCYTGPNTYGILTLDKGRIVHHEHKEVPHQ, from the coding sequence GTGACGAAACTTTTGATCCTGAGTGACAGCCACAACAGCACCGGCGCAGTCGAGCGCATCCTTCACGCGGAGAGCGATGCGACCGCCGTCATCTTTCTGGGCGACGGCCTGCGCGACCTGGAAGAAGCGCTGACGTTCTACCCGAAGATGAAGGTCTACGCCGTGGCCGGAAACTGCGATTTTGGTGCGCTGGAACCGCTGGACGGCCTGGCCGCCTTCGATCAGGTCGTCATTTTCTATACACATGGTCACATGTACGGTGTAAAATACGATCTGGACACGCTAACCGATGCCGCCGAGGCCCGCGGCGCGGAGGTGGCCCTGTTCGGCCACACCCACGTCCCGGTGGCCGAACAGCACGGATCGGTGTTCCTGTTCAACCCCGGCTCCTGCGGCCGGTGCTACACCGGGCCCAACACCTACGGCATCCTGACGCTGGACAAGGGCAGGATCGTCCACCATGAACACAAAGAGGTACCGCATCAATGA
- the rsmI gene encoding 16S rRNA (cytidine(1402)-2'-O)-methyltransferase, with the protein MAGTLYIVATPIGNLDDMPPRVAATFGAADFIAAEDTRVTMKLLNFLGLKKPMVSYYEHALQKGEGILRRIEAGENCALCSDAGMPCVSDPGEVIVRDALARGIRVVPVPAASACVTALAVSGQDTSRWVFEGFLPVNKKQKRERLAELQGEKRTVIFYEAPHKLRTTLDDLTTAFGTERSITLCRELTKLHEEIWKTTLGEAQAHYAGNEPRGEYVLVMAGAPAAEAEESLTLEQAAQRALELTGEGYGPTAAAKAAAQGTPYSKSEVYKQMLALQAGETEE; encoded by the coding sequence ATGGCAGGAACCTTATACATCGTCGCGACCCCCATCGGCAACCTGGATGACATGCCGCCCCGCGTGGCGGCAACTTTCGGCGCGGCGGACTTCATCGCCGCCGAGGACACCCGCGTGACCATGAAGCTGCTCAACTTCCTCGGCCTGAAAAAACCGATGGTCAGCTACTACGAACATGCCCTGCAAAAGGGCGAGGGCATCCTCCGCCGCATCGAGGCGGGCGAGAACTGCGCCCTCTGCTCGGACGCCGGGATGCCCTGCGTCTCCGACCCCGGCGAGGTCATCGTGCGGGATGCGCTGGCGCGTGGCATCCGGGTGGTGCCGGTGCCGGCCGCATCGGCCTGCGTCACGGCGCTGGCGGTCTCCGGCCAGGATACCTCCCGCTGGGTGTTCGAGGGGTTCCTGCCCGTGAACAAAAAGCAGAAGCGGGAGCGGCTGGCCGAGCTGCAGGGCGAGAAGCGGACAGTCATCTTCTACGAAGCACCCCACAAGCTGCGCACCACGCTGGACGACCTCACGACGGCTTTTGGCACCGAGCGGAGCATCACCCTCTGCCGGGAACTGACCAAGCTGCATGAGGAGATCTGGAAGACCACCCTCGGCGAGGCACAGGCCCACTACGCCGGGAACGAGCCGCGCGGCGAATACGTTCTGGTCATGGCCGGAGCGCCCGCTGCCGAGGCTGAAGAGAGCCTGACGCTGGAACAGGCCGCACAGCGGGCACTGGAGCTGACCGGGGAGGGCTACGGCCCCACGGCTGCCGCCAAGGCCGCCGCGCAGGGCACCCCCTACTCCAAGAGCGAAGTCTACAAACAGATGCTGGCGTTGCAGGCCGGCGAAACGGAAGAATAA
- a CDS encoding tRNA1(Val) (adenine(37)-N6)-methyltransferase produces the protein MEHSTEILYNKTEVFCSAVHRFGSDALLLARFAEPKRLQRAADLCSGCGIVSLEWHDRGHRGPCAAIELQPEASALLSEALAAQNIDHINPCCTDLRTFREGEGSFDLCACNPPYFTAGFQSSDPARATARHETDCTLEDVCRCAFRLLKDGGRLALCHRPERLAEVLAVLRAHRLEPKRLAFVKNQPDAAPWLFLVEAQKNRKTGLRIEPDVLLSTGAALYGKQ, from the coding sequence ATGGAACATTCCACCGAGATTTTGTATAATAAAACAGAAGTCTTCTGTTCTGCGGTCCACCGGTTCGGCTCAGACGCGTTGCTGCTGGCCCGCTTTGCCGAGCCAAAGCGGCTCCAGCGCGCGGCAGACCTGTGTTCCGGCTGCGGCATCGTCAGCCTGGAATGGCACGACCGGGGCCACCGCGGCCCCTGCGCAGCCATCGAGCTGCAGCCGGAAGCCAGCGCCCTGCTCTCCGAGGCGCTGGCGGCCCAGAACATCGACCACATCAACCCCTGCTGCACCGACCTGCGCACCTTCCGCGAAGGGGAGGGCAGCTTTGACCTGTGCGCCTGCAACCCGCCCTATTTCACGGCGGGCTTCCAGAGCAGCGACCCCGCCCGCGCCACGGCCCGCCACGAGACGGACTGCACCCTAGAAGACGTCTGCCGCTGCGCGTTCCGCCTGCTCAAAGACGGCGGGCGGCTCGCGCTGTGCCACCGGCCGGAACGGCTGGCCGAGGTGCTGGCCGTGCTGCGGGCCCACCGCCTGGAGCCCAAACGACTGGCCTTTGTGAAAAATCAGCCGGATGCCGCGCCCTGGCTCTTTCTGGTGGAGGCGCAGAAGAACCGGAAGACCGGCCTGCGCATTGAGCCGGACGTGCTCCTTTCGACCGGAGCAGCCCTGTACGGGAAACAATAA
- a CDS encoding DUF362 domain-containing protein, whose product MAHKVSDACVGCGACEGACPVGAVTVEGGVAVVNADACIDCGACEGACPTGAITAE is encoded by the coding sequence ATGGCACACAAGGTTTCTGACGCATGTGTTGGCTGCGGCGCTTGCGAGGGCGCTTGCCCCGTTGGTGCAGTCACCGTTGAGGGTGGCGTTGCAGTTGTGAACGCAGACGCTTGCATCGATTGCGGCGCTTGCGAGGGCGCTTGCCCCACCGGTGCGATCACCGCTGAATAA
- a CDS encoding stage 0 sporulation family protein, protein MKQVISVRFKENGKSYYFDPAGAEIRTGDYVIVETARGIECGEVVQGVRELTDAAVPKALKPITRMADSVDVRRMRQNREDEKRAYHTCQECIARHGLEMKLVEAEYTLDRSKIMFYFTADGRVDFRELVKDLAGIFHTRIELRQIGVRDESKMIGGLGICGQPFCCSRFLKDFQPVSIKMAKEQGLSLNPTKISGACGRLMCCLAYEESAYEYLNSIMPMVGSTVRTPDGLGTVLEVNPVSGYLRVRCGTEALTPRYYKVGVCEYVSGGKRAPRRPDPDDDYSGVRNPAPVVAAADANGRTGCGNCPKKEK, encoded by the coding sequence ATGAAACAAGTGATCTCTGTCCGTTTCAAGGAAAACGGAAAAAGCTACTATTTCGACCCTGCCGGGGCCGAGATCAGGACCGGCGACTACGTCATCGTGGAGACCGCCCGCGGCATCGAGTGCGGCGAGGTGGTGCAGGGCGTCCGGGAACTGACCGACGCCGCCGTGCCCAAGGCGCTCAAGCCCATCACCCGGATGGCCGACAGCGTGGATGTGCGCCGGATGCGCCAGAACCGCGAGGACGAGAAGCGCGCCTACCACACCTGCCAGGAGTGCATCGCGCGCCACGGCCTGGAAATGAAGCTGGTGGAGGCCGAATACACCCTCGACCGCTCCAAGATCATGTTCTACTTCACCGCCGACGGCCGCGTGGACTTCCGCGAGCTGGTCAAGGACCTGGCCGGCATCTTCCACACCCGCATCGAGCTGCGCCAGATCGGCGTGCGCGACGAGAGCAAGATGATCGGCGGCCTGGGCATCTGCGGCCAGCCGTTTTGCTGCTCCCGCTTCCTCAAGGACTTTCAGCCCGTCTCCATCAAGATGGCCAAGGAGCAGGGTCTCTCGCTGAACCCCACCAAGATCAGCGGTGCCTGCGGCCGCCTGATGTGCTGCCTGGCCTATGAGGAGAGCGCCTACGAGTATCTGAACAGCATCATGCCCATGGTGGGCAGCACCGTGCGCACCCCGGACGGCCTAGGCACCGTTCTGGAAGTGAACCCGGTGTCCGGCTACCTGCGGGTGCGCTGCGGCACCGAGGCCCTGACCCCGCGGTACTACAAAGTGGGCGTCTGCGAGTACGTCAGCGGCGGCAAGCGCGCCCCCCGCCGCCCCGACCCGGATGACGATTATTCCGGTGTGCGCAACCCGGCCCCCGTGGTGGCCGCAGCCGACGCCAATGGCCGCACCGGCTGTGGAAACTGCCCCAAAAAAGAGAAATAA
- a CDS encoding efflux RND transporter permease subunit, with the protein MEKFSVKKPFTVLVAVIMVLMLGFVSISNMQTNLLPDVNTPYLMVVTVYPGASPERVESEVSDVMQNALGTVAGVEKVTATSAENYSLLLMQFSDDTDMNSAMVKVSNKVDQTTASLPSSCLTPSIIEYSLNMNAFMTAAVSREGSDVYDLSEFVSDTLVPYVERKGGVSSVSANGLIEKMVQVQLSQEKIDAINEKLLEVIDVQLADARKQLESAEAQIEAGRKEYDRQFKNYNKTVSDTVMQQFSGQVGEAVETVRKQAQALLDSVNQLIAVVQEPEIQQALIDVRDGLQRVMDKFNETGMKDIDSLIEIVAELRDITDKLTGALQQLQQRLNTESGTEGSTAADLADDLQVQQSLNTIYNTLNDVIKAMDDVPGLMSTFSDALGTYSQQQMQAYMKFTEAREMLNEYEKQLAEAKQTYADAEEKAMASSDVSKLLDIDTLAQLIYAQNFSMPAGYVKDSSGKSWLLKVGEEYDSIEDISGALLLHVDGFGDVRLSDVADVEVIDNAEASYTRLNGERAAVLKIYKGATSSASEVSDNCLSAFQELEAQYDGLHVVVLSNQGNYITIIVKSILSSMVIGAALAIIVLALFLRDVKPTLVVGFSIPLSVLFAVVLMYFTGMDLNVMTLAGLSLGIGMLVDNSIVVIENIYRLRGRGVPAARAAVQGAKQVGMSVVASTLTSVCVFLPVVFSSSIVKSLMQPMSLCIGYCLMASLIVALTVVPAAASTVLKKAEPKQLKWFDKIQDKYAKSLEWCFRHRALPLLAAVVLLAFCGWRVFSMGVELLPTITSNEAIVTLSTTKDLSKEDSYAIAGKAVEAMLEVDHVEEVGITTDTRVAGMDIGQLGLPTTITDLLNAANSYGTYQVNVMLDESLSSSEIETARQALEDALSGIEDCTAKVEISGMQELTSQLASGLSVKIYGADSETLSQLSEKVVDIVNDTEGFANATNGLGSGDATINLQIDRDKVRSYGLTVAQVYQQIAAKLTTTTTAQTPVTVDGSTMSVQISNNLDPVTKENMMDITFETTVMSADGTTSTGTCTLADMATWDTGSAPDSITSEDQTQYVSVTADTLDGYNTTVQARVLEKKLNEFALSDEMPEGCSFSMGGESDSVNFMVNEMVQWLALALPFVYLVMVAQFQSLLSPFIVLFTIPLAFTGGLLGMLFTGQQLTMISLMGFIVLMGTVVNNGIVFVDYANQLRLGGMERRAALIATGKTRMRPILMTTLTTVLAMLQLVFSNDMASQLMSGMAIVIICGLSYATLMTLYIVPILYDILFRKPPLNVDVGSDDELDDIPDDAAEYIAQASSAQPEG; encoded by the coding sequence ATGGAAAAATTCAGTGTCAAAAAACCGTTCACGGTGCTGGTGGCGGTCATCATGGTGCTGATGCTGGGCTTTGTGTCCATCAGCAACATGCAGACCAACCTTCTGCCCGACGTGAATACACCGTACCTGATGGTGGTTACGGTCTACCCCGGTGCAAGCCCGGAGCGTGTGGAGAGCGAAGTCTCCGACGTGATGCAGAACGCATTGGGCACCGTGGCGGGTGTGGAAAAAGTCACCGCCACCTCGGCGGAGAATTACAGCCTTCTGCTGATGCAATTCTCCGATGATACGGATATGAACAGCGCCATGGTCAAGGTGTCGAACAAGGTGGATCAGACCACGGCCAGCCTGCCGAGCAGCTGTCTGACCCCTTCGATCATCGAGTACAGCCTGAACATGAATGCCTTTATGACTGCGGCCGTCAGCCGCGAGGGCAGCGATGTGTATGACCTGTCAGAGTTCGTCAGCGACACCCTTGTGCCCTACGTGGAGCGCAAGGGCGGCGTTTCCAGCGTGTCCGCCAACGGCCTGATCGAAAAGATGGTGCAGGTCCAGCTCAGCCAGGAGAAGATCGACGCCATCAACGAAAAGCTGCTGGAAGTGATCGACGTCCAGCTGGCCGATGCGCGCAAGCAGCTGGAGAGCGCCGAGGCTCAGATCGAAGCGGGCCGCAAGGAATACGACCGCCAGTTCAAAAATTATAATAAGACCGTTTCGGATACGGTGATGCAGCAGTTCAGCGGCCAGGTCGGCGAGGCGGTCGAGACCGTCCGCAAGCAGGCACAGGCCCTGCTGGACAGCGTGAACCAGCTCATCGCCGTGGTGCAGGAGCCGGAGATCCAGCAGGCCCTGATCGACGTCCGCGACGGCCTGCAGCGGGTCATGGACAAGTTCAACGAGACGGGCATGAAGGACATCGACTCCCTCATTGAGATCGTGGCCGAGCTGCGCGATATCACCGATAAACTGACCGGCGCACTGCAGCAGCTGCAGCAGCGCCTGAACACCGAGTCCGGCACGGAGGGCAGCACGGCGGCAGATCTGGCCGATGATCTGCAGGTGCAGCAGAGCCTGAACACGATCTACAATACCCTGAACGACGTCATCAAGGCCATGGACGATGTCCCCGGCCTGATGAGCACCTTCTCGGATGCACTGGGCACCTACTCGCAGCAGCAGATGCAGGCTTATATGAAGTTCACCGAAGCCCGCGAGATGCTGAACGAGTACGAAAAGCAGCTCGCCGAGGCAAAGCAGACCTACGCGGACGCTGAAGAAAAGGCGATGGCCAGCTCCGACGTCTCCAAGCTGCTGGACATCGACACGCTGGCACAGCTCATCTATGCCCAGAACTTCTCGATGCCCGCCGGTTACGTCAAGGATTCCAGCGGCAAGAGCTGGCTGCTGAAGGTCGGCGAGGAATACGACAGCATCGAGGATATCTCCGGTGCCCTGCTGCTCCATGTGGACGGCTTCGGGGATGTCCGCCTGTCGGACGTGGCCGACGTTGAGGTCATCGACAACGCCGAGGCCAGCTACACCCGCCTGAACGGCGAGCGCGCAGCCGTGCTGAAGATCTACAAGGGCGCCACCTCCAGCGCCAGCGAAGTGTCGGACAACTGCCTGTCCGCCTTCCAGGAGTTGGAAGCCCAGTACGACGGCCTGCATGTGGTCGTTCTGTCCAACCAGGGCAACTATATCACCATCATCGTCAAGAGCATCCTGAGCAGCATGGTCATCGGTGCGGCACTGGCCATCATCGTGCTGGCCCTCTTCCTGCGGGATGTCAAGCCCACCCTCGTCGTCGGCTTCAGCATCCCGCTGTCGGTCCTGTTCGCTGTGGTGCTGATGTACTTCACCGGCATGGACCTGAACGTCATGACGCTGGCCGGCCTGTCGCTGGGCATCGGTATGCTGGTGGATAACTCCATCGTCGTCATCGAGAACATCTACCGTCTGCGCGGCCGGGGCGTCCCGGCGGCCCGCGCCGCCGTGCAGGGCGCAAAGCAGGTGGGCATGTCGGTCGTGGCGTCTACCCTGACGTCCGTCTGCGTCTTCCTGCCCGTCGTCTTCTCGTCGAGCATCGTCAAGAGCCTGATGCAGCCCATGTCCCTCTGCATCGGCTACTGCCTCATGGCCTCGCTTATCGTGGCCCTCACCGTTGTCCCGGCGGCTGCTTCCACCGTGCTGAAAAAGGCTGAGCCCAAGCAGCTGAAGTGGTTCGACAAGATCCAGGACAAGTACGCCAAGAGTCTGGAGTGGTGCTTCCGGCACCGCGCCCTGCCCCTGCTGGCAGCGGTGGTGCTGCTGGCCTTCTGCGGCTGGCGGGTCTTCTCCATGGGTGTGGAGCTGCTGCCCACCATCACCAGCAACGAGGCCATCGTGACCCTGAGCACCACCAAGGACCTCAGCAAAGAGGATTCCTACGCCATCGCTGGCAAGGCCGTGGAGGCCATGCTGGAGGTGGACCATGTGGAAGAAGTGGGCATCACCACCGACACCCGCGTGGCCGGGATGGACATCGGCCAGCTGGGCCTGCCCACCACCATCACCGACCTGCTGAACGCCGCCAACAGCTACGGCACCTATCAGGTCAACGTCATGCTGGATGAATCCCTCTCTTCTTCCGAGATCGAGACGGCCCGGCAGGCGCTCGAAGATGCCCTTTCCGGCATCGAGGACTGCACCGCCAAGGTCGAGATCAGCGGGATGCAGGAGCTGACCAGCCAGCTGGCCAGCGGCCTGAGCGTGAAGATCTACGGTGCCGATTCCGAGACCCTTTCCCAGCTGTCGGAGAAGGTCGTGGACATCGTCAACGATACCGAGGGCTTTGCCAATGCGACCAACGGTCTGGGCAGCGGCGACGCCACCATCAACCTGCAGATCGACCGCGACAAGGTCCGCTCCTACGGCCTGACCGTGGCCCAGGTCTACCAGCAGATCGCTGCCAAGCTGACCACCACCACCACGGCCCAGACCCCCGTGACCGTGGACGGCAGCACCATGAGCGTCCAGATCAGCAACAATCTGGACCCCGTCACCAAGGAAAACATGATGGACATCACCTTTGAGACCACCGTCATGTCTGCCGACGGCACCACCAGCACCGGCACCTGCACCCTGGCCGATATGGCCACCTGGGACACCGGCAGTGCGCCGGACTCCATCACCAGCGAGGATCAGACCCAGTACGTCAGCGTCACGGCCGACACGCTGGACGGCTACAACACCACTGTGCAGGCCCGTGTTCTGGAAAAGAAGCTGAACGAGTTCGCCCTCTCCGATGAGATGCCGGAGGGCTGCTCCTTCTCGATGGGCGGCGAGTCCGACTCCGTCAACTTTATGGTCAACGAGATGGTGCAGTGGCTGGCCCTGGCCCTGCCCTTCGTCTATCTGGTCATGGTGGCCCAGTTCCAGAGCCTGCTCTCTCCCTTCATCGTCCTGTTCACCATCCCGCTGGCCTTCACCGGCGGCCTGCTGGGCATGCTCTTCACCGGCCAGCAGCTGACCATGATCTCCCTGATGGGCTTCATCGTCCTGATGGGCACCGTCGTCAACAACGGCATCGTCTTCGTGGACTACGCCAACCAGCTGCGTCTGGGCGGTATGGAGCGCCGTGCGGCCCTGATCGCCACCGGCAAGACCCGTATGCGCCCCATCCTGATGACCACCCTGACCACCGTGCTGGCCATGCTCCAGCTGGTGTTCAGCAACGATATGGCGAGCCAGCTCATGAGCGGCATGGCCATCGTCATCATCTGCGGCCTGAGCTATGCCACCCTGATGACCCTGTATATCGTGCCCATCCTGTACGATATCCTCTTCAGGAAGCCGCCGCTGAACGTCGATGTCGGCAGCGACGATGAGCTTGACGACATCCCCGACGATGCCGCCGAGTATATCGCCCAGGCCTCCTCCGCACAGCCGGAGGGCTGA